In Vibrio sp. FE10, the following are encoded in one genomic region:
- a CDS encoding copper homeostasis protein CutC, which translates to MNTEIEVCIDNLESLHNALSGGANRIELCSSLALGGLTPSFGMMKQASRISSVPVYAMIRPRQGDFIFDDDDVLCMLDDIQATADAGLNGVVLGVLTPEGEIDMPSMQTLATKAHQLKLGITFHRAIDQLQDYKVALEQIIELGCERVLTSGLASNAEQGKNILKEMVSLSQGRLDIMAGAGVTADNGYEILKHAKVQALHLSAKSTRPSLMTQASKAQMGHDDVDDYLIPITSSQKIKELRATIDK; encoded by the coding sequence ATGAATACCGAAATTGAAGTCTGTATCGATAACCTAGAATCTCTCCATAACGCACTATCTGGCGGCGCGAATAGAATCGAACTCTGTTCGTCATTGGCATTAGGTGGACTAACACCGAGCTTTGGAATGATGAAGCAAGCGTCTCGAATTTCCTCGGTTCCGGTATACGCTATGATACGCCCAAGGCAAGGCGACTTCATTTTCGATGATGATGATGTGTTGTGTATGCTTGACGATATCCAAGCCACTGCCGATGCTGGTTTAAATGGCGTGGTACTCGGTGTATTAACACCCGAAGGGGAGATTGACATGCCTTCGATGCAAACCCTAGCAACCAAGGCTCATCAACTCAAACTAGGCATCACCTTTCACCGAGCAATCGACCAACTTCAGGATTATAAAGTAGCATTAGAACAGATTATTGAGCTTGGTTGTGAGCGTGTCTTGACGTCTGGGTTAGCGAGCAACGCAGAGCAAGGGAAAAACATTCTAAAAGAGATGGTATCACTCAGCCAAGGACGATTAGATATCATGGCTGGGGCCGGTGTTACCGCTGACAATGGTTATGAAATTCTTAAGCATGCCAAGGTTCAGGCTCTGCACTTGTCTGCAAAATCAACAAGGCCGAGTCTAATGACACAAGCTTCAAAAGCTCAGATGGGACACGATGACGTGGACGACTACTTAATTCCGATCACGAGTAGTCAAAAGATTAAAGAACTCAGAGCGACCATCGATAAGTAG
- a CDS encoding peroxiredoxin C — protein MVLVGRQAPDFTAAAVLGNGEIVDNFNFAEFTKGKKAVVFFYPLDFTFVCPSELIAFDNRLEDFQAKGVEVIGVSIDSQFSHNAWRNTAIADGGIGQVKYPLIADVKHEICKAYDVEHPEAGVAFRGSFLIDADGLVRHQVVNDLPLGRNIDEMLRMVDALNFHEKNGEVCPAQWEEGKSGMDASPQGVAAFLSEHADDLSK, from the coding sequence ATGGTACTAGTAGGTCGTCAAGCCCCTGACTTTACTGCAGCAGCTGTTCTAGGTAACGGTGAGATCGTTGATAACTTCAACTTCGCAGAATTCACTAAAGGTAAGAAAGCTGTAGTTTTCTTCTACCCACTAGACTTCACTTTCGTTTGTCCTTCAGAGCTAATCGCTTTCGACAACCGTCTAGAAGATTTCCAAGCTAAAGGCGTTGAAGTAATCGGTGTTTCTATCGATTCACAATTCTCTCACAACGCATGGCGTAACACTGCTATCGCTGATGGCGGTATCGGTCAAGTTAAATACCCTCTAATTGCTGACGTTAAGCACGAGATCTGCAAAGCATACGATGTTGAGCACCCAGAAGCAGGCGTTGCTTTCCGTGGTTCTTTCCTAATCGATGCTGACGGCCTTGTACGTCACCAAGTAGTTAACGATCTTCCACTAGGTCGTAACATCGACGAAATGCTACGCATGGTAGACGCACTAAACTTCCACGAGAAGAATGGTGAAGTTTGTCCTGCACAATGGGAAGAAGGTAAATCTGGTATGGACGCATCTCCACAAGGTGTTGCAGCATTCCTATCTGAGCACGCTGACGACCTAAGCAAGTAA
- a CDS encoding hydrogen peroxide-inducible genes activator produces MNKWPSLKQLHYLVTLHETRHFSDAADRCFVSQSTLSKGIQNLEELIGCPLYEKKDKKSPLVFTQAGELVVKHGRELLAKGQDLVELGNLCNGDAMQGQLRVGCIPTIAPFLLCDLVQEANHRFPQLNLLLREDTTTNLLAALRHGELDVLILALPVDIDNMESKVVGQDPFRMVISRNQADGIRVPIKYDDLPDESVFLLENEHCLTEHAVSACKLTDKEKINPFTATSLHTLVQMVANGLGTTFIPQMAIDHGLLENQNLVVIDPPGQQAYRDIGLVWRPSSSRRETFHQLADVVSELL; encoded by the coding sequence ATGAATAAATGGCCAAGTCTTAAGCAGCTTCACTATCTTGTTACCCTTCACGAAACTCGTCACTTTAGTGATGCAGCGGATCGCTGTTTCGTGAGTCAATCGACACTAAGTAAAGGCATTCAAAACCTCGAAGAGCTGATTGGTTGTCCGCTATATGAGAAGAAAGATAAAAAGAGCCCATTGGTTTTCACTCAAGCGGGTGAGCTGGTAGTTAAGCACGGTCGAGAGTTATTGGCGAAAGGTCAAGACTTGGTTGAGCTCGGAAATCTATGCAATGGTGATGCGATGCAAGGTCAGCTGCGAGTGGGGTGTATTCCTACCATAGCACCATTCCTTTTATGTGATTTGGTCCAAGAAGCCAACCATCGTTTCCCGCAGCTAAACTTACTATTGCGTGAAGACACGACGACCAACTTATTGGCTGCACTGCGTCATGGTGAGTTAGATGTGTTGATTCTGGCTCTGCCTGTCGATATCGACAACATGGAGAGTAAAGTTGTAGGGCAAGACCCTTTCCGTATGGTGATCAGTCGCAATCAAGCCGATGGTATTCGTGTCCCAATTAAATATGACGACCTGCCGGATGAATCTGTTTTTCTATTAGAAAATGAACACTGCTTAACCGAGCACGCGGTATCAGCTTGTAAGTTAACGGATAAAGAGAAGATAAACCCATTTACCGCGACAAGCCTACACACATTGGTGCAAATGGTAGCAAATGGTTTAGGAACCACCTTTATTCCGCAGATGGCTATTGACCACGGTTTATTGGAAAACCAAAATCTAGTGGTTATTGATCCCCCTGGTCAGCAAGCGTACCGAGATATCGGCCTTGTGTGGCGACCAAGTTCATCACGTCGCGAAACCTTCCATCAACTAGCCGATGTGGTTTCTGAGTTGCTGTAA
- a CDS encoding CBS domain-containing protein, whose protein sequence is MIKVEDMMTRNPHTLLRSHSLADAKHMMEALDIRHIPVVDADRKLLGVVTQRDVLAAQESSLQNIPQAQSFTLSTPLNDIMHKSVMSVEPRAGLKESAIYMQKHKVGCLPVVENYELVGIITDSDFVTIAINLLELQEEVEPEEAEVE, encoded by the coding sequence ATGATCAAGGTTGAAGATATGATGACTCGCAACCCTCATACTCTATTGCGCTCACATTCACTGGCCGACGCTAAGCACATGATGGAAGCGCTTGATATCCGCCATATCCCAGTCGTTGATGCCGACAGAAAGCTACTTGGCGTCGTCACACAACGAGACGTTCTTGCCGCTCAAGAATCCAGCCTACAAAATATCCCACAAGCTCAATCTTTTACTCTCTCAACACCACTCAACGACATCATGCACAAAAGCGTTATGTCAGTAGAGCCGCGTGCAGGATTAAAAGAGTCGGCTATCTATATGCAGAAACACAAAGTGGGCTGTTTACCTGTTGTAGAAAACTACGAATTAGTGGGGATTATTACAGACAGCGATTTCGTCACAATAGCGATCAATTTGTTGGAACTGCAAGAAGAAGTAGAGCCGGAAGAAGCTGAAGTAGAGTAA